A genomic window from Arthrobacter globiformis includes:
- a CDS encoding PspC domain-containing protein — MEKFYSIVRGLGLKRGPQRWLGGVCGGIAEKLNVDVAFVRIGFLLFCLLPGPAIVFYLAAWLILPDQNNTIPLESFLEKRGTGR; from the coding sequence ATGGAAAAGTTCTACAGCATTGTCAGGGGCCTTGGCCTGAAGCGCGGACCGCAGCGCTGGTTGGGCGGTGTGTGCGGCGGTATAGCCGAGAAACTGAACGTGGATGTGGCATTCGTCCGGATCGGCTTCCTCCTCTTCTGCCTGCTGCCCGGACCGGCCATCGTGTTCTACCTCGCGGCGTGGCTGATCCTGCCGGACCAGAACAACACGATTCCCCTTGAATCCTTCCTCGAAAAGCGCGGCACGGGCCGATAG
- a CDS encoding DHA2 family efflux MFS transporter permease subunit, producing MENVSRPWPALWSLVIGFFMILIDTTIVSVANPRIMEGLGTDINAVIWVTSAYLLAYAVPLLITGRLGDRFGPKRLYLAGLVVFTLASLWCGLSGTVGVLIAARVLQGLGAALMAPQTMAVITRIFPPDGRGAAMGLWGATAGVATLVGPILGGVLVDGLGWEWIFFINVPIGIVGFILAWRFVPSLTTHPHRFDIPGVVLSAVGLFLLVFGIQEGETYDWGTITGPVTVWGLIISGIVVLALFVGWQAANKGEPLLPLALFRDRNFSLANIGITTVGFSVTAFGLPLIFYYQIVRDMTPTQSALMMAPMALISGGLAPLVGKIIDRVNPKYITSTGLLLMAVALFWNSALMHPDTPVWLFLLPSAVLGFANAGIWAPLSSTATRNLPMRQAGAGAGVYNTTRQIGAVLGSAAIAVLMQARLAAELPAAPGGTPGGTGEAGGFGGQLPPALHDGFATAMGQSIMLPAAVIVLGAAVALFFARPKAVQGWGGQRPAAGQDAEAATR from the coding sequence TTGGAGAATGTCAGCAGGCCCTGGCCTGCACTCTGGTCCCTCGTCATCGGGTTCTTCATGATCCTGATCGACACGACGATCGTTTCGGTGGCCAACCCGCGGATCATGGAGGGGCTGGGTACGGACATCAACGCCGTCATCTGGGTCACCAGCGCCTATCTGCTGGCGTATGCTGTGCCGCTGCTGATCACCGGCAGGCTCGGCGACAGGTTCGGACCCAAGCGGCTGTACCTCGCAGGCCTCGTGGTGTTCACCCTCGCGTCGCTGTGGTGCGGGCTGTCCGGCACCGTGGGCGTGCTCATCGCCGCCCGCGTCCTGCAGGGCCTCGGCGCAGCGCTGATGGCCCCGCAGACCATGGCCGTGATCACCAGGATCTTCCCGCCGGACGGGCGCGGCGCCGCCATGGGCCTGTGGGGTGCCACCGCCGGTGTGGCGACACTCGTCGGCCCCATCCTGGGCGGTGTGCTCGTGGACGGCCTTGGCTGGGAGTGGATCTTCTTCATCAACGTGCCCATCGGGATCGTGGGCTTCATCCTTGCCTGGCGCTTCGTTCCGTCCCTCACCACCCACCCGCACCGGTTCGACATCCCGGGCGTGGTGCTCAGCGCCGTCGGGCTTTTCCTCTTGGTCTTTGGCATCCAGGAAGGCGAGACGTACGACTGGGGAACCATCACGGGGCCGGTGACAGTGTGGGGGCTGATCATCAGCGGCATCGTGGTGCTGGCGCTTTTTGTCGGCTGGCAGGCGGCCAACAAGGGTGAGCCGCTGCTTCCGCTGGCGCTCTTCCGGGACCGCAACTTCTCGCTGGCGAACATCGGGATCACCACCGTGGGATTCAGTGTCACGGCTTTTGGCCTGCCGCTCATCTTCTACTACCAGATCGTGCGGGACATGACGCCTACCCAGTCTGCCCTGATGATGGCGCCCATGGCGCTGATTTCCGGCGGGCTGGCGCCCTTGGTGGGCAAGATCATTGACCGGGTGAACCCCAAATACATCACGTCCACCGGCCTGCTCCTCATGGCGGTGGCGCTGTTCTGGAACTCAGCACTCATGCATCCGGACACTCCTGTGTGGCTGTTCCTGCTGCCCAGCGCTGTGCTCGGCTTCGCGAACGCAGGCATCTGGGCACCCTTGAGCTCCACCGCCACGCGCAACCTGCCGATGCGGCAGGCAGGGGCGGGTGCGGGGGTCTACAACACCACGCGGCAGATCGGTGCCGTCCTCGGCAGTGCCGCCATAGCCGTCCTCATGCAGGCCAGGCTTGCGGCGGAACTTCCGGCGGCACCCGGCGGGACGCCCGGCGGTACGGGTGAGGCCGGTGGCTTCGGCGGCCAGTTGCCTCCCGCCCTGCATGACGGCTTCGCGACGGCGATGGGCCAGTCGATCATGCTGCCTGCGGCAGTGATTGTGCTCGGCGCCGCGGTGGCCCTGTTCTTCGCCCGGCCTAAGGCGGTCCAGGGCTGGGGTGGGCAGCGGCCCGCTGCCGGCCAGGACGCGGAGGCGGCGACGCGCTAA
- a CDS encoding LuxR C-terminal-related transcriptional regulator has translation MSTPAGAAAAGRTVRVVIVDDHGIFRSGLKADLDPSVVVVGEAGTVEQAIEVIAAARPDVVLLDVHLPGGRGGGGREVITGSAALLGTTRFLALSVSDAAEDVVAVIRAGARGYVTKTISGAEITDAVFRVAGGDAVFSPRLAGFVLDAFGTAPADIADDELDKLSARELEVMRLIARGYSYKEVAKELFISIKTVETHVSAVLRKLQLSSRHELTKWAAERRLL, from the coding sequence ATGAGTACACCAGCAGGGGCAGCCGCGGCGGGAAGAACCGTGCGGGTTGTGATCGTGGATGACCACGGGATTTTCCGGTCCGGCCTCAAGGCTGACCTCGACCCGAGCGTGGTGGTGGTCGGCGAGGCCGGCACCGTGGAACAGGCCATCGAGGTTATTGCCGCAGCACGGCCCGACGTCGTGCTGTTGGATGTGCACCTGCCCGGCGGCCGCGGCGGGGGCGGGCGGGAAGTCATCACAGGGTCCGCGGCGCTCCTGGGAACCACGCGTTTCCTTGCCCTTAGTGTCTCCGATGCGGCCGAAGACGTCGTGGCCGTCATCCGGGCCGGTGCCCGCGGCTATGTTACGAAGACGATTTCCGGCGCGGAGATCACCGACGCCGTGTTCCGGGTTGCCGGTGGCGACGCCGTATTCTCCCCACGCCTGGCAGGCTTTGTCCTGGACGCCTTCGGCACCGCCCCGGCAGACATCGCCGACGATGAACTGGACAAACTCTCAGCCAGGGAACTCGAGGTGATGCGGCTGATCGCCCGGGGTTACAGCTACAAGGAGGTGGCCAAGGAGCTGTTCATCTCGATCAAGACCGTGGAAACCCATGTCTCGGCCGTGCTCCGGAAGCTGCAGTTGTCCAGCCGCCACGAACTGACCAAGTGGGCCGCAGAGCGCCGCCTCCTCTAG
- a CDS encoding PspC domain-containing protein: protein MNSQNPNPNEGQQPGTPSEGSTGQDPEHPVGPDNTEPATHTEPENTGPAKPTEPANTAPTNHTEPENPTEPLFPPPAHRAPAYSAPGYGRPAQPLNFFGWIRSHGVHRGRDRWIGGVSGGIAERMGIDPLIVRGIFIVLTLFAGIGVLLYGLGWALLPEPDGRIHTQEAGTGRWSTGMTGALITSIVGLTGMGGGFWGWGHDGFGFFWALFWIGGVIYLIYFLTQRNKNRTGATVNGTTGGGTPYGYATPGNAPANAAAGSATSPFTASSFAAGSHGPTQPYTVPPTPDAIPSYGVNEPYGSATPTGPYSGGLPPRRPAPVPSPVPAPKPRPSGPGAPAVAITAGLALLAGGTLKALDAGNLIDLGESANAVVWAAGAAVLGLGILLAGMRGRTSGVLGFFAVVALIVGGIFSAVPNGDRFRFQNADWNPVTIEQARQGFQITGGRGTVDLTGLNLNPPLGTDVVIPLDATASNVTVIIPRSVPVDVRADMTLGNLNEGTDSRSGITSRQSSYNSDKPGAKLILQIDGTVSNIAIQEGN, encoded by the coding sequence ATGAACTCGCAGAACCCCAACCCCAATGAAGGCCAGCAGCCGGGCACCCCGTCCGAGGGCAGCACCGGCCAGGATCCGGAGCACCCCGTCGGACCGGACAACACAGAACCGGCCACCCACACGGAACCGGAAAACACCGGGCCGGCAAAACCCACGGAACCGGCAAACACAGCGCCAACGAACCACACAGAGCCGGAAAACCCCACTGAACCGCTGTTCCCGCCACCCGCACACCGCGCTCCCGCGTATTCAGCTCCCGGTTACGGCCGGCCCGCCCAGCCGCTGAACTTCTTCGGCTGGATCCGTAGCCACGGCGTACACCGGGGACGCGACCGCTGGATCGGCGGCGTCTCGGGCGGCATCGCGGAACGGATGGGCATCGATCCACTGATCGTGCGCGGCATTTTCATCGTGCTGACGCTGTTCGCAGGAATCGGCGTCCTCCTATACGGCCTCGGCTGGGCCCTGCTGCCCGAGCCCGACGGCCGGATTCACACTCAGGAGGCGGGCACCGGCCGCTGGAGCACCGGTATGACGGGCGCGCTCATCACCTCGATCGTCGGCCTCACCGGCATGGGCGGCGGGTTCTGGGGGTGGGGCCACGACGGCTTCGGCTTCTTCTGGGCCCTGTTCTGGATCGGCGGCGTCATCTACCTCATCTACTTCCTGACGCAGCGCAACAAGAACCGCACCGGTGCAACGGTGAACGGCACCACCGGGGGCGGGACGCCCTACGGCTACGCAACCCCCGGCAACGCACCAGCGAATGCCGCCGCGGGATCCGCCACATCACCGTTCACGGCGTCATCCTTCGCTGCCGGCAGCCATGGGCCAACCCAGCCCTACACGGTACCGCCGACTCCGGACGCCATCCCGTCCTACGGCGTCAATGAACCGTACGGCTCCGCAACCCCCACAGGCCCCTACAGCGGCGGCCTTCCGCCGCGCCGGCCCGCTCCGGTCCCTTCCCCGGTCCCGGCGCCCAAGCCGAGGCCGAGCGGCCCGGGCGCGCCGGCCGTAGCCATCACCGCCGGACTGGCGCTGCTGGCGGGCGGCACGCTCAAAGCGCTCGACGCCGGCAACCTGATTGATCTCGGCGAGTCGGCCAACGCCGTGGTCTGGGCAGCCGGTGCAGCGGTCCTTGGGCTAGGCATCCTGCTGGCCGGGATGCGCGGCAGGACCTCGGGCGTCCTCGGGTTCTTTGCCGTGGTGGCGCTCATCGTGGGTGGCATCTTCAGCGCCGTGCCCAACGGTGACCGGTTCCGCTTCCAGAATGCGGACTGGAATCCCGTCACCATCGAGCAGGCCCGCCAGGGCTTCCAGATCACCGGAGGCCGCGGAACTGTCGACCTGACCGGCCTGAACCTGAACCCGCCGCTGGGCACCGACGTCGTGATCCCCCTGGACGCCACAGCCAGCAACGTGACGGTCATCATTCCGCGCAGCGTGCCGGTGGATGTCCGCGCCGACATGACCCTGGGCAACCTGAACGAGGGCACAGACAGTCGGAGCGGCATCACGTCCCGGCAAAGCAGCTACAACTCGGACAAGCCCGGCGCCAAGCTGATTCTCCAGATCGACGGCACCGTGAGCAACATCGCCATCCAGGAAGGAAACTGA
- a CDS encoding ankyrin repeat domain-containing protein, producing the protein MTDSTAPDAGASEQPASQQPDEETLELARTLLDAARKGDTELLRSYLNAGAPATLTNHAGDSLVMLAAYHGHAETVQLILHHGADANAANDRGQTPLAGAVFKGYPDVVRALVDAGADPDAGSPSARDAARMFARDDILELLG; encoded by the coding sequence ATGACAGACTCCACCGCACCCGATGCCGGGGCTTCGGAGCAGCCCGCTTCGCAGCAGCCCGACGAGGAAACCCTCGAATTGGCGCGTACCCTCCTGGACGCTGCCCGCAAGGGCGACACCGAGTTGCTGCGCAGCTACCTCAACGCAGGCGCCCCGGCCACGCTGACCAACCACGCCGGCGACTCGCTGGTCATGCTTGCCGCCTACCACGGCCACGCCGAGACAGTGCAGCTCATCCTGCACCACGGCGCCGACGCCAATGCCGCCAACGACCGGGGACAGACCCCGCTGGCCGGCGCAGTGTTCAAGGGCTACCCGGACGTCGTCCGGGCGCTGGTTGACGCGGGAGCAGATCCCGACGCCGGTTCCCCCTCAGCACGTGACGCCGCCCGGATGTTCGCCCGCGACGACATCCTGGAATTGCTGGGCTAG
- a CDS encoding 6-phosphofructokinase — protein sequence MKIGILTSGGDCPGLNAVIRGAVLKGIAIHGHEFVGFLDGWRGVVEGDVIPIPRTLVRGIAKQGGTILGTSRTNPFENGGGPDVIKAHLERLGIDAIIAIGGEGTLAAAKRLTDAGLKIVGVPKTVDNDLDATDYTFGFDTAVQIATEAIDRLRTTGESHHRCMIAEVMGRHVGWIALHAGMASGAHAILIPEQKTSIEQITKWVTEAHDRGRAPLVVVAEGFVPEHMESPHSERGLDTFGRPRLGGIADQLAPEIEARTGIETRATILGHIQRGGVPSAFDRVLATRLGMAAVDSVVEGRWGTMVSLNGTDIDHVGFEAALGKLKVVPQHRYDEAAVLFG from the coding sequence ATGAAAATCGGAATCCTCACCAGCGGCGGCGACTGCCCCGGACTGAACGCGGTTATCCGCGGCGCCGTCCTCAAAGGCATTGCCATCCATGGCCACGAATTCGTGGGGTTCCTCGACGGTTGGCGCGGGGTGGTGGAGGGTGACGTCATCCCCATTCCGCGTACGCTTGTCCGCGGTATTGCCAAGCAGGGCGGCACCATCCTGGGAACGTCGCGGACCAACCCGTTCGAGAACGGCGGCGGACCCGACGTCATTAAGGCCCACTTGGAGCGGCTGGGGATCGACGCCATCATCGCAATCGGCGGCGAAGGAACCCTCGCGGCCGCCAAGCGCCTCACTGACGCCGGCCTGAAGATCGTCGGCGTTCCCAAGACGGTTGACAACGACCTCGACGCCACGGACTACACCTTCGGCTTCGATACGGCCGTGCAGATCGCCACCGAGGCAATCGACCGGCTGCGGACCACCGGCGAGTCCCACCACCGCTGCATGATCGCCGAGGTCATGGGCCGCCACGTCGGCTGGATCGCCCTGCACGCTGGCATGGCCTCCGGCGCCCATGCCATTCTGATTCCGGAGCAGAAGACCAGCATCGAGCAGATCACTAAATGGGTGACCGAGGCCCATGACCGTGGCCGTGCCCCGCTCGTCGTTGTGGCCGAAGGGTTCGTGCCGGAGCACATGGAATCGCCCCACTCCGAACGCGGCCTGGACACCTTCGGCCGTCCCCGGCTGGGCGGCATCGCCGACCAGCTGGCACCGGAGATCGAAGCCCGGACCGGCATCGAGACCCGCGCCACCATCCTGGGCCATATCCAACGCGGCGGCGTTCCCTCCGCTTTCGACCGCGTGCTGGCCACCCGCCTGGGCATGGCCGCCGTCGATTCCGTGGTCGAGGGCCGCTGGGGCACCATGGTCTCGCTCAACGGCACCGACATTGACCACGTTGGCTTCGAAGCCGCGCTGGGCAAGCTGAAGGTCGTTCCGCAGCACCGCTACGACGAGGCCGCGGTCCTCTTCGGCTAA
- the ygfZ gene encoding CAF17-like 4Fe-4S cluster assembly/insertion protein YgfZ encodes MTTKSPLLSRPGAVEAAGADAGVASHYGEPLREQRALAAGTAVVDLSHRGVVTVTGPDRLSWLNTLSSQQLTNLQPGESSELLLLSVQGRIEFDARVVDDGGTTWLIVEAAEAGPLAEWLTRMKFMLRVEVADVSAEWAVVGSTKAVPEWSGLLVWEDPWPHVGAGGYSYAVVPEDTHPGAERPWFEYLVPAAELEETVGDRKLAGVLSAEALRVAAWRPRLGAETDDKTIPHELDLLRTAVHLAKGCYKGQETIARVHNLGHPPRRLVFLQLDGSQHTLPAAGSEVRVGERKVGNVTSVAQHYEMGPIALAVIKRSVAPDEILTVMDGDEPYTAAQEVIVAPDAGQVVGRQTGFLRGTHK; translated from the coding sequence ATGACTACCAAGAGCCCTCTGTTGTCGCGCCCTGGCGCCGTTGAAGCGGCAGGCGCCGACGCCGGCGTCGCATCCCACTACGGCGAACCCCTACGGGAGCAGCGCGCCCTGGCGGCCGGAACCGCCGTCGTCGATCTTTCCCACCGCGGCGTGGTGACGGTCACCGGACCGGACCGGCTGAGCTGGCTCAACACGCTGTCCTCCCAACAGCTCACCAATCTCCAGCCCGGTGAGTCCAGCGAGCTGCTGCTCCTGAGTGTCCAGGGCCGCATTGAGTTTGATGCGCGCGTGGTGGACGACGGCGGGACCACCTGGCTGATCGTCGAGGCGGCCGAAGCGGGTCCCCTGGCCGAGTGGCTGACCAGGATGAAGTTCATGCTCCGCGTCGAGGTAGCGGACGTGTCGGCCGAGTGGGCAGTGGTGGGATCCACCAAGGCTGTGCCCGAATGGTCCGGCCTGCTGGTGTGGGAGGACCCCTGGCCCCACGTCGGCGCCGGCGGCTACTCATACGCCGTGGTCCCGGAGGATACCCACCCCGGCGCCGAACGCCCGTGGTTCGAATACCTCGTGCCGGCGGCGGAGCTCGAAGAGACGGTGGGGGACCGCAAGCTCGCAGGCGTCCTCTCCGCCGAAGCCCTGCGCGTCGCCGCCTGGCGTCCGAGGCTCGGCGCTGAAACGGACGACAAGACCATTCCGCATGAACTGGACCTGCTCCGCACCGCCGTGCACCTGGCCAAGGGCTGCTACAAGGGCCAGGAGACGATCGCCCGCGTACACAACCTTGGCCACCCGCCGCGGCGCCTCGTGTTCCTGCAGCTCGACGGTTCCCAGCACACCCTGCCGGCCGCCGGCAGCGAGGTCCGGGTCGGGGAGCGCAAGGTGGGCAACGTGACGTCCGTGGCGCAGCACTACGAGATGGGCCCGATCGCGCTGGCAGTCATCAAGCGTTCGGTCGCCCCGGATGAAATACTGACGGTAATGGACGGGGATGAACCGTACACAGCCGCGCAGGAAGTGATCGTGGCGCCCGACGCCGGACAGGTCGTCGGAAGGCAGACAGGATTTCTGAGGGGGACCCACAAATGA
- a CDS encoding ATP-binding protein — MTAAPVRPPLVRSSDRLIAGVCSGLAVHLGWPVRMVRIGMVVAAFAGGAGLAFYAWLWIMVPTADENAKRNARRPASPIAPAVSLPPVSLQSGPAPAPFPGSGPFPGPVPSFSAVPPPAGEYDAGTDSRPPATAAAPGGTWFRIRGMRYGKEILLGAGLLLVAAILIARLLGVEVPLGTLIPAAAILGGAAIAWMQLDETRRAGLVDKTKADQAGGWARLAAGLALVVAGVLVMVSGSGSWQQTWLALLASVAVLGGVALVLLPWGLKFWRDLETERAGRVRETERAEIAAHLHDSVLQTLALIQRRAGNEHDVVRLARAQERELRGWLFKDPARDAGQLSDRIKAAAAEVEDGLGNAVDVVTVGDTEMTERHEALVQASREAMLNAARHGGGPVSVYLEVSRGGAEVFVKDRGPGFELSAVPHDRLGVRESIIGRMKRHGGNAAINSGPDGTEVRLRLPADVADNGEEKS; from the coding sequence ATGACCGCAGCTCCTGTCCGCCCGCCTCTGGTCCGCAGCAGCGACCGCCTGATCGCCGGCGTCTGCTCCGGCCTGGCGGTTCATCTTGGCTGGCCGGTGCGCATGGTCCGGATCGGCATGGTGGTGGCTGCTTTCGCCGGGGGCGCAGGGCTCGCGTTCTACGCATGGCTGTGGATCATGGTTCCCACCGCGGACGAGAACGCCAAGCGCAATGCCCGCCGTCCGGCGTCGCCCATTGCCCCCGCCGTGAGCCTTCCCCCGGTGAGCCTCCAGTCCGGCCCGGCCCCCGCCCCTTTCCCGGGCTCTGGTCCTTTCCCGGGCCCTGTTCCTTCGTTCTCCGCCGTCCCCCCGCCCGCGGGGGAGTACGACGCCGGCACCGATTCCCGGCCCCCCGCGACTGCCGCCGCTCCCGGCGGCACATGGTTCCGGATCCGGGGCATGCGCTACGGCAAGGAGATCCTGCTGGGCGCCGGGCTCCTGCTCGTCGCCGCGATCCTGATCGCCAGGCTGCTGGGCGTGGAAGTGCCCCTGGGCACACTGATCCCGGCGGCGGCCATACTCGGCGGCGCGGCCATTGCTTGGATGCAACTGGATGAAACCCGCCGGGCCGGGCTCGTCGATAAAACCAAGGCGGACCAGGCCGGTGGATGGGCGCGGCTGGCAGCGGGCCTCGCGCTGGTGGTAGCCGGGGTTCTGGTCATGGTCTCCGGGTCGGGGTCATGGCAGCAGACCTGGCTCGCGCTGCTCGCGTCCGTGGCTGTGCTGGGCGGCGTGGCGCTGGTGCTGCTGCCCTGGGGCCTGAAGTTCTGGCGCGACCTGGAGACAGAACGGGCCGGCCGCGTGCGGGAGACGGAGCGGGCCGAGATCGCCGCCCACCTGCACGACTCCGTGCTCCAGACCCTTGCCCTGATCCAGCGCCGTGCCGGCAACGAGCACGACGTCGTCCGCCTGGCGAGGGCGCAGGAGCGCGAGCTGCGGGGCTGGCTCTTCAAAGACCCAGCCCGAGATGCCGGCCAGCTCTCGGACCGGATCAAGGCCGCCGCTGCGGAGGTGGAGGACGGGCTCGGAAACGCCGTCGACGTCGTGACCGTGGGCGACACGGAGATGACCGAGCGCCATGAGGCGCTGGTCCAGGCCAGCCGCGAGGCCATGCTGAACGCTGCCCGCCACGGCGGCGGTCCCGTCTCTGTCTATCTGGAGGTGTCCCGCGGCGGCGCGGAAGTCTTCGTCAAGGACCGCGGCCCGGGCTTCGAACTGAGCGCAGTCCCGCACGACAGGCTGGGCGTGCGGGAATCAATCATTGGCCGGATGAAACGGCACGGCGGCAACGCCGCAATCAACAGCGGACCCGACGGCACAGAGGTGCGCCTCAGGCTGCCTGCGGACGTCGCGGACAACGGGGAAGAAAAATCATGA
- a CDS encoding GNAT family N-acetyltransferase has translation MSLDPGSVAIIQLAWARRLGLDDGAFARALETGERITRVDDSAHSVEFVRLFGSSALVGPEWALDAAAGISDEEMAQHVTLLTITRTHGGHGQGSAALFFADDLPLLQSAEELTVSHGNPEAIELEGLCPPDDVNEVGLSDLENRYTIIHDDEGQRVPVACGAYSEWEGILAHMGVLVAPEWRRRGLGSLAASVAAHEALASGLTLQWRTDVSNKGSLATARSLGFSTGGIQTSVLLGQKR, from the coding sequence ATGAGTCTTGACCCCGGATCCGTCGCCATCATCCAGCTTGCCTGGGCGCGCCGCCTGGGGCTCGACGACGGCGCTTTCGCCCGCGCCCTGGAAACCGGCGAGCGGATCACCAGGGTTGACGACTCCGCGCACTCGGTCGAGTTCGTGCGCCTGTTCGGCAGCTCGGCCCTGGTGGGTCCTGAGTGGGCCCTGGATGCCGCGGCAGGCATTTCGGATGAGGAGATGGCCCAGCATGTCACCCTGCTGACCATCACCCGGACGCACGGGGGCCACGGCCAGGGCTCGGCGGCGCTCTTCTTCGCCGACGACCTGCCGCTGCTGCAGTCCGCGGAGGAGCTGACCGTGTCGCACGGCAACCCGGAGGCCATCGAACTTGAGGGTCTGTGCCCGCCCGATGACGTGAACGAGGTGGGCCTGTCCGACCTCGAGAACCGCTACACCATCATTCACGACGACGAGGGGCAGCGGGTGCCCGTGGCCTGCGGCGCCTACTCGGAATGGGAAGGCATCCTGGCCCACATGGGGGTTCTCGTGGCCCCCGAGTGGCGGCGCCGCGGACTGGGATCGCTCGCGGCCTCGGTGGCCGCCCACGAAGCCCTGGCCTCCGGGCTCACGCTGCAGTGGCGCACCGACGTCAGCAACAAGGGCTCACTGGCGACGGCACGCAGCCTGGGCTTTTCCACCGGCGGCATCCAAACCAGCGTGCTGCTCGGCCAAAAGCGTTAG